In Gottschalkia purinilytica, a single genomic region encodes these proteins:
- a CDS encoding Rho termination factor N-terminal domain-containing protein has protein sequence METKKVESSLNELTVDELKTMARDLGITGYSSMKKEELIKAIEEAQNQEGAI, from the coding sequence GTGGAGACTAAAAAAGTTGAATCTTCTTTGAATGAATTAACTGTAGATGAATTAAAGACTATGGCTAGAGATTTAGGAATAACAGGTTACTCTAGTATGAAAAAAGAAGAGTTAATAAAAGCAATAGAAGAAGCACAAAACCAAGAAGGGGCTATATAA